A genomic region of Denticeps clupeoides chromosome 9, fDenClu1.1, whole genome shotgun sequence contains the following coding sequences:
- the cxcr2 gene encoding C-X-C chemokine receptor type 1 encodes MTTTTSDLSGLEEFLSCETSSSNSLNGVGLMVAYVGVFLLGVLGNGVVIFVVCGMHSRRTSTDVYLMHLAVADLLFSLTLPFWAASIYSHWMFGTFLCKVVSGVQDAAFYSCVFLLANISVDRYLAIVKATQVVTKKQHLVRVVCGLVWLAAAFLALPSIIQREAFVPINHELPVCHENLTAETVDDWRLGMRVMRHLLGFFLPLLVMLFCYSCTVYTLFYARNGQKHKAMRVILSVVLAFVICWLPINITDIVDTLMRHHFMEESCEVQGQVDFALEVTRVLAFLHCALNPLLYAFIGKKFRNQLLHSLFHKGMIGKDTLSLFRKGSVQNSVSSRLTSVTL; translated from the coding sequence ATGACGACCACCACCTCCGACCTCTCAGGCCTTGAAGAATTTCTTTCGTGCGAGACCTCGAGCTCGAACAGCTTGAACGGCGTTGGGCTGATGGTGGCCTACGTGGGTGTGTTCTTGCTGGGCGTTTTGGGGAACGGCGTGGTCATATTCGTGGTGTGCGGGATGCACAGTCGCCGGACCTCCACCGACGTCTACCTGATGCACCTGGCCGTGGCCGACCTCCTGTTCTCCCTCACTCTGCCGTTCTGGGCCGCCTCCATCTACAGCCACTGGATGTTCGGCACGTTCCTGTGCAAGGTGGTGTCGGGCGTCCAGGACGCGGCGTTCTACAGCTGCGTCTTCCTGCTGGCTAACATCAGCGTGGACCGCTACCTGGCCATCGTCAAGGCGACACAGGTGGTGACCAAGAAGCAGCACCTGGTACGGGTGGTGTGCGGCCTGGTTTGGCTGGCGGCGGCGTTCCTTGCTCTGCCCTCCATCATCCAGCGGGAGGCCTTTGTGCCCATTAACCACGAGCTGCCCGTTTGCCACGAAAATCTGACCGCGGAGACGGTGGACGACTGGCGTCTGGGGATGCGGGTCATGCGCCACCTGCTAGGGTTCTTCCTGCCCTTGCTGGTTATGCTGTTCTGCTACAGCTGCACAGTGTACACCCTCTTCTACGCCCGCAACGGCCAGAAGCACAAGGCCATGAGGGTGATCCTCTCTGTGGTTCTGGCTTTTGTCATCTGCTGGCTCCCCATCAACATCACCGACATTGTGGACACACTCATGCGCCACCACTTCATGGAGGAGAGCTGCGAGGTCCAGGGCCAGGTGGACTTTGCTCTGGAAGTGACGAGAGTTTTGGCCTTCTTGCACTGCGCCCTCAACCCGCTGCTGTACGCCTTCATCGGGAAGAAGTTCCGCAACCAGCTTCTCCACTCACTCTTCCACAAGGGCATGATAGGAAAGGACACCCTGTCTCTCTTCAGGAAGGGCTCAGTCCAAAACTCAGTGAGCTCCAGGCTAACGTCCGTTACGCTGTAG
- the arpc2 gene encoding actin-related protein 2/3 complex subunit 2 codes for MILLEINNRIIEETLTLKFESASNGNKPEAVEVTFADFDGVLYHISNPNGDKTKVMVSISLKFYKELQEHGTDELLKRVYGNFLVPPESGYNVSLLYDLDSLPANKEEVVHQAGMLKRNCFASVFEKYFKFQEEGREGEKRAVVHYRDDESMYVEAKKDRVTVVFSTVFKDDDDVIIGKVFMQEFKEGRRASHTAPQVLFSHREPPLELKDTDAAVGDNIGYITFVLFPRHTSASARDNTINLIHTFRDYLHYHIKCSKAYIHTRMRAKTSDFLKVLNRARPDAEKKEMKTISGKTFTR; via the exons ATGATTTTACTGGAGATTAACAATCGGATTATAGAAGAGACGTTAACTCTCAAATTTGAGAGTGCCTCCAACGG GAACAAGCCTGAAGCAGTAGAGGTCACGTTTGCAG ATTTCGATGGGGTCCTTTACCACATTTCCAACCCCAATGGAGATAAGACCAAAGTGATGGTCAGCATCTCACTGAAATTCTACAAGGAACTACAAGAGCATGGTACAGATGAG TTGCTGAAGAGGGTATATGGAAATTTCCTTGTACCACCTGAGTCAG ggTACAATGTGTCCCTGCTTTATGATTTGGATTCTTTGCCAGCCAACAAAGAGGAGGTCGTCCACCAAGCAGGCATGCTGAAGAGGAACTGCTTCGCCTCTGTTTTCGAGAAGTACTTCAAGTTCCAGGAGGAGGGCCGTGAGGGCGAGAAGAGGGCTGTTGTCCACTACAGGGATGATGAGTCCAT GTATGTTGAGGCAAAGAAGGACCGAGTTACAGTGGTCTTCAGTACGGTGTTcaaggatgatgatgatgtaatCATCGGGAAAGTGTTCATGCAG gaGTTTAAGGAGGGACGGCGAGCCAGCCACACCGCTCCGCAGGTGCTGTTCAGTCACCGAGAGCCACCTCTGGAGCTGAAGGACACAGACGCCGCCGTCGGAGACAACATTGGCTATATTACCTTCG TCCTGTTCCCCCGCCATACCAGCGCCAGTGCTAGAGACAATACAATCAACCTCATCCACACCTTCCGAGACTACCTGCATTACCACATAAAGTGCTCAAAG GCCTACATTCACACACGCATGAGAGCCAAGACCTCCGACTTCTTGAAGGTCCTGAACAGGGCCCGTCCTGACGCGGAGAAGAAAGAGATGAAAACTATCTC
- the cxcr1 gene encoding C-X-C chemokine receptor type 2, with protein MTDPNTSFLFEGFEEFYSEHFNYTDYENTTGYDLDEKTLLCDPVSIAHGVNVAVCVFCALIFLVAIPGNVIVGLVIAFNRRVLSPSDVYLFHLVLADLLLALCLPFFSASLLRGWVFGDALCKMFSLMVEISFYSSILFLACISVDRYLVIVWAMEVRKTQRRQYSWVISGAVWFLGVALSLPALHSKTFKYRSDDPLMCTEHFTAEKADEWRLATRLLRQILGFLVPLTIMLVCYGITVARLLRTRGFRRQRAMRVIVAVVVAFLVCWMPYHIAVMADTLLRSKAVGNNCQTRSIVDAVMFATQSLGLMHCCVNPVLYAFVGEKFRKNLRVFYHRRVLDRSSVSRASRSTSQTSDHNSTLL; from the exons ATGACCG ATCCAAACACTTCTTTCCTGTTCGAGGGCTTTGAGGAGTTCTACAGCGAACATTTCAACTACACTGATTACGAGAACACCACCGGCTATGACTTGGATGAGAAAACCCTCCTCTGCGATCCCGTCTCCATCGCCCACGGCGTGAACGTCGCCGTGTGCGTCTTCTGTGCGCTCATATTCCTCGTGGCCATCCCCGGGAACGTCATCGTCGGACTGGTGATCGCCTTCAACCGCCGCGTCCTCTCGCCCTCCGACGTCTACCTGTTCCACCTGGTGCTGGCCGACCTCCTGCTGGCGCTGTGCCTGCCCTTCTTTTCCGCGTCTCTGCTGCGGGGCTGGGTGTTTGGAGACGCCCTGTGCAAGATGTTCAGTCTGATGGTGGAGATCAGCTTCTACAGCAGCATCCTGTTCTTGGCGTGCATCAGTGTGGACCGCTACCTGGTCATCGTGTGGGCCATGGAGGTCCGGAAAACCCAGCGGCGGCAGTACAGCTGGGTCATCAGCGGCGCCGTTTGGTTCCTCGGCGTGGCCCTGTCCCTCCCCGCCCTCCACAGCAAGACCTTCAAGTATCGCAGCGACGATCCCCTGATGTGCACGGAGCATTTCACAGCCGAGAAAGCAGATGAGTGGCGGCTGGCTACCAGGCTGCTGCGGCAAATTCTTGGCTTCCTGGTCCCTCTGACCATCATGCTGGTCTGCTATGGCATCACTGTGGCCCGGCTTCTCCGAACGCGTGGTTTTCGCCGTCAGAGGGCCATGCGGGTCATCGTGGCCGTGGTGGTGGCCTTCCTGGTCTGCTGGATGCCCTACCACATTGCGGTGATGGCTGACACACTGTTGCGCTCCAAGGCAGTCGGGAACAACTGCCAGACCCGTAGCATTGTGGACGCGGTCATGTTCGCCACACAGAGCCTGGGCCTGATGCACTGCTGCGTCAACCCGGTGCTGTACGCTTTCGTCGGGGAGAAATTCAGGAAGAACCTCAGGGTGTTCTACCACCGCAGGGTGTTAGACCGCAGTTCAGTGAGCCGGGCGAGTAGGTCTACCTCTCAAACGTCCGACCACAATTCCACACTCCTGtaa